A section of the Pectinophora gossypiella unplaced genomic scaffold, ilPecGoss1.1 Pgos_37, whole genome shotgun sequence genome encodes:
- the LOC126381135 gene encoding uncharacterized protein LOC126381135: MSTDVSEMIANQESIFITLKQLCSNYKKDSPSRKTLTYLEEHLKRLNSNWEKFCKAAILDEQAIVQLCDCFSEKDVEQAREVLVGLSLLRNTRKGDGKKKRSLQDIVTAIKETATDQSPPVFVAKDLLRLPPVTFDYIDVSTLLKEILRLKQDVHNIQCDYLRTKDLTSITDQVQILQNTRTKQESDQNLTKIPCEKKTEKIITNKTRKLDTRHAKIKKNPSKILKVGEEKGTNGQVTSATSNTAREPHPSSGVRSGCASAEPQSRAISSPITKSSLLTLNDTITDNNNTTDDSFTTVVHKKPRYRTIKRNKNNVGTAQLHSSKIQVAPRLTYIYVSRFHPETTTDDIKDFLQENDKTVVNIEKLTQYNSTDFSSFKITTYQAQEGTLLNEQFWPSGIVYRRYKLKRGPRSPQAPQAYAGAAPVSGGGTIRV; encoded by the exons ATGTCAACGGACGTCTCGGAGATGATTGCCAATCAGGAGTCTATCTTTATAACTCTAAAACAACTATGTTCCAACTACAAGAAAGATAGTCCCTCAAGGAAGACTCTGACGTACCTGGAGGAACATCTTAAGCGTCTAAACTCTAACTGGGAGAAGTTT TGTAAAGCAGCGATTTTGGATGAACAAGCTATAGTGCAATTGTGTGATTGTTTTTCGGAAAAAGACGTCGAACAAGCCAGAGAAGTCCTCGTCGGGCTGTCCCTGCTACGCAACACGAGAAAGGGAGACGGGAAGAAGAAACGAAGCTTGCAGGATATCGTAACGGCAATTAAGGAAACGGCGACAGATCAGTCACCACCAGTCTTCGTCGCAAAAGATCTTCTCCGCCTGCCCCCCGTAACGTTCGACTACATTGACGTCTCAACATTACTAAAGGAAATTCTACGTTTAAAACAGGACGTGCATAATATACAGTGCGATTATCTAAGAACAAAAGATTTAACATCTATTACTGATCAAGTACAAATCCTGCAAAACACAAGGACGAAGCAAGAAAGCGATCAAAACCTGACAAAAATACCATGTGAGAAAAAGACGGAGAAAATAATTACGAATAAGACAAGAAAATTAGACACACGACAcgcaaaaattaagaaaaatccATCAAAAATACTGAAGGTGGGAGAAGAAAAAGGCACTAACGGTCAAGTGACGTCAGCGACTTCGAACACGGCGCGCGAGCCGCATCCTAGCAGCGGGGTGCGCAGTGGCTGCGCGAGCGCCGAACCACAGTCGCGTGCAATAAGTAGCCCAATCACAAAATCGAGTCTTTTGACTCTGAACGACACTATTACCGACAATAATAATACGACAGACGACAGTTTTACAACAGTCGTGCACAAGAAGCCTCGCTACAGAACGATtaagagaaataaaaacaacgtcGGAACTGCTCAACTACATAGTAGCAAAATACAAGTCGCGCCAAGACttacatatatttatgtatcAAGGTTTCACCCGGAAACAACCACAGACGACATAAAAGATTTTTTACAAGAAAACGACAAAACTGTCGTAAATATTGAAAAACTTACGCAGTACAATAGTAccgatttttcttcttttaaaatTACGACTTATCAGGCACAGGAAGGCACATTACTTAACGAACAATTCTGGCCAAGTGGAATAGTTTATAGGAGATACAAACTAAAGCGAGGCCCGCGATCACCGCAGGCGCCTCAGGCTTACGCTGGTGCGGCACCTGTCAGCGGCGGCGGCACCATCCGCGTTTAA